In the Nitrospira sp. SG-bin1 genome, TCATGATCACCAGAGCGTCGGCTCCTTCAGCCGCATGATAGGAATCCCGGCAGGGCTGGAGCTCGGGCATCATTTGACAGGCTTCGGCCAGGGCCTCCGGATCGTACGCGCGAATGCTCGCGCCCTCCGTGAGGAGAACGCGACCGATCGCCAAGGCCGGGGCTTCTCTGAGATCGTTGGTGTTCGGCTTGAAGGAAAGGCCGAGCATCGCCAGCGTTTTCCCTTTCAGTCCCCCTACCGCCTCCCGAATCTTGTCGATCATCTGTCTTCGCTGACTGTCGTTCACCCGTGAAGCGGCGGAGGCGATCTGCATGGGATATCCGTGGCGCTCGCCGGTCTGAATGAGGGCCGCCAAATCCTTGGGAAAACAGGACCCGCCGAAGCCCGGTCCGGCATGAAGAAACTTGCCTCCGATTCGGTGATCGAGCCCCATGCCCTTTGCCACGAGCTGGACATTGGCGCCGACTTTTTCGCACAGGTTGGCGATCTCGTTGATAAAGGAAATTTTGGTCGCCAGGAAAGCGTTCGACGCGTACTTGATCAACTCGGCGGTCGGCACATCGGTCACCACGATCGGTGTTTCGATCAAATAGAGCGGGCGATAGAGATCCTTCATGATGGCGACCGCTTGATCGCTGTCCGCGCCGATCACCACGCGGTTCGGCCGCATGAAATCCTCGATGGCCGACCCTTCTCGAAGAAACTCCGGATTCGAAACCAGATCGAACCGAAACGCATCCGTCTGGGCGTTCGTGATGACCTCGCGAAGTGTTGCGCCGGTCCCGACCGGAACGGTGGACTTGGTCACGATCACCTTGTAGCCGGTCATGTGACGCGCGATCCCTTTGCCGACCTCTTCCACGTACGAGAGATCGGCGGAGCCATCGCCCCTCGGCGGAGTCCCGACGGCGATGAAGATGACCAGCGCCTTGTCGACCGCCTTGGCAATGTCCGTCGTAAAACTCAGCCTGCCTTCTTTGACTCCCTTGGCGACCAGTTCGGCAAGCCCGGGCTCATAAAATGGGACCTCACCCTTCTCAAGCTTCTCGATTCTACGGCTGTCGCTGTCCATGCAGGTGACGTGGACGCCGAACTCGGCAAAACATGCGCCGGTCACGAGTCCGACGTAGCCGCTTCCGATCACACTGATGTGCATGGGCCCTCCTTGATAGCATTACGTAATTCGTCCGAAAGTATAGCAACCCTGCACGCCGGCGAGCAACGAATTCCCGGTTCCCACGGCTCCATACCGGTCCACCTTGCTTCGTTGACTCTCGGAAAAGGCCTTGAGTACAATCCGACGCCGCTTTCGATTCAATTCAGGAGAAGCACGTCGTACCCCATCCGATCGATGAGTCTTCACGCTCCACGAATTCCCCGTTGGTTTTTGCTCGTGACCGCTCTCGTGACCGGCGCGGTCGTGATGGCCTTGGAGATCCTCGGCAGTCGATTGCTGGCTCCGGTATTCGGCAGTTCGTTGTTCGTCTGGGGCGCGTTGATAGGAGTGATCCTGGCCGCCATGAGCAGCGGGTATGCATTCGGCGGATGGGTCTCCGACCGTTACACCGGCGGACGGGTGCTGGCCGGCCTGTTGCTCTTTTCAGGAAGCTGGACGTTTCTGGTCGCGTGGGGAAACCAGCCCATTCTGTTCGAGATTGAAAAAATGGTGCAAGACCCTCGCTGGGGGCCCTGTCTGGCGGCAACCGTACTTCTTGCTCCTCCCGCCTTCGGACTCAGCGGCGTGTTGCCGGCCATGTTGCGATTGGCGGTCGCGGACATGGATCACCTCGGTCGACAGACGGGCCGCATGATCGCCCTGTCGACCGTGGGGAGCCTGGCGGGAACCTGGGGCACGGCATTCTTTCTCTTGTCGTGGCTCGGAAGCCACTCGCTGATGGCCTGGCTTGCCGGCATTGAGGTCGGACTTGGAATCCTGTGGTTGATGCAGGGAACCTCCGCTCGCCCATCGGCCCTCCTGCTTGCGGTTGGGTGCTTCACGCTCTTTGGAACCCTGTCGCTCCATCCGCTTCAACGATTGAAGGCTCCCGTCTATCAAGAAGAGAGTCCGTACCAGCAGGTCCGGATCCGGGAAGATGATCTGTTCCGCTACCTGGTATTGGATCGAACCTTTCATGCCACCATGTGGAAAGCCGACCCTGCCTATCTCTTTCTTCCGTACAGCCAAATGATGGTGTCTTCGCTGGCTTTGGTGGCCGAGCCCAAACGCGGGCTCATTCTCGGTCATGGTGGAGGATCGTTGGCGAAGTGGTTGGCGCGGCATTGGCCCGCGTTGGAGTTGGATATCGTGGAGTTCGACCCGGTCGTCGTCCGAATGGCCGAAGCCTACTTTGATTATCGCCCGCCGGCCAATCATCATGTCTTTGTGAAGGATGGTCGGGCTTTTCTGAACGCAACGGATCAGACGTACGATGTCATGTGGATCGATGCCTTCGCGCGGGACATGATCCCTTTCCATCTCACCACGGCGGAGTTTTACTCCTTGGTACGTACCCGCCTGAACCCGGAGGGAATCGTCGCGGTCAATCTGGCGTCATCCGGCAAAGAAGGTGACCTCGCTCGAGCCGCCGCCGTGGTCCAAACCATGCGACAAGCCTTTCCGGTCCTCGCCACCTTCGCGGTCGAGGGTCCGTGGAAGACCGGAATGACCCCGGCCAAGAACCTGATCTTCTTTGGGGGACATCTCATTGAACAGGAATCGGTGGACAGTCTTGTGGCAAAGATCACCGACATGGCGATGAATCAGCGCTTGCCGATGGAAGTCATCGCGTTGTTGAGCACCCGACGGACCGAGCCTTGGCCACCCGGCGTCGTCCTGAGCGACGATTTTGCTCCGTACGATCTCCTCCTGGGACAAGAACGATCGCAATTGGGAGATTAGAAATGAGCATCTCTGGAACTATTCGCCAGGATGCGGAGCAGGCCGAGGAGTTTCCGGCTCATGGCAGCCGCTCCAGGTGTGAATGTTTTGAACGCCGCCCTCGACGAGCAATCGAAGCACTTCCGTGATTTCCGCCTGTCTTTTCAGGAAATACCGGGCGGACGAACCGTTTTTCTTGCCGACCCTCACGGTCAGAACGCGGTGGTCCCGCAACGCGAAGACATCTTCATCGGTTTCATCGTCACCCACGTAGAGCGCCGTGGCACAGTCGAGCCGGCGCATGGTCTCCAACAACGCCGTGCCCTTGTGCGACGCCGTCGGCGGCATCACATTCACGACGGATTTCCCAAGGACGATGCGAGGAGGAGGAGACAATTCGGCAATGATTCGAGAAATCAGCGCCCGCGCCTCGTCACGCTGATCGACCGTGCGATAGTGGAATGAGAGTGAATAGGACTTATTTTCGACGGACACACCGCTTTGAATCAGCTCGTCGTGAAATCGATCGCCGACCAATTGCAGCCATGAAGAACAGGTCTCTCGGACATGCCGCATATCCTCCTCGGCGGTATGAGGACCTTCTGAGCCATGATTTCCGATCAGATGCGTCACGGCAGTCCCGACACGCGATCGCAAATCCTCCACGGAGCGCCCCGAGATAATGGCGGTCGGCGCTCGCTTCCCGAGTTCCTCGAGCCAGAGCCGGATAGGCCGCGAAAGCCTCGCCGTATGATGCTCTCGAACGATTTTCGATAAGGTCCCGTCGAAATCAAACGCATAGAGAGACCGTCCCTTCAGGAGGGACCCAAGATCGCGTTTTCCGTTTTCCGTCAATAAATAGTCCATCGTTCATCCGTCATCTCAGCAGGCTCGGCCGCCGCACCTGTTTCATGACTCGTTCCTTTTGTCTCATCCTGGCGGCATCGATGAGCATACGACCGGCCCAGCGATACACATTGAACTCCTGGATCAGGCCGCGCATGCTTTGCATCCTGGCACGCTGCTCCACCTTCGGCATCGTCAAGCCCAGATGGAGCGCAGCCGCGAATTGATCGATGTCGTAGGGATTGATGACGACCGCCTCCGTGAGTTCCCGAGCCGCTCCGGTGAATTGACTCAGAATCAAGACTCCTTGCTCATCGTCGCGGGCGCCGACGAACTCCTTGGCCACGAGATTCATGCCGTCATGGAGACTGCTGACCACGCAGAGATCGGCTCCGCGGTAACATTCATAGACCTCCGCCGGCTCATGATGCTGAATGCGCAGACAGATCGGCTCATAGCCGTCATGCCCAAAGCGCTTGTTGATCTGCTCGGCCAATGCAGAGACCTGACTGGTAAAATGGTGATACTGTTCGATGACCGAACGGCTCGGAGCGGCGATCTGAAGAAACGTAAACTTCCCGATCCACTCCGGTTGCATCTCCAAGAGACGTTCCACGGCCATGAACCGTTCGAGGATGCCCTTGGTGTAATCGAGGCGCTCGACCCCAAGACCGATAAGGCGATCACGGGGCATCCCATACGCCTCCCGCAGTCTGTCTCGACATTCTTGAACCGGCCGTTGATTGCGGATCCATTGCGAAGGCCATTCGATCGAGATCGGATAAGGATTGACCGCCGTCATCTTGCCCCCGTAGGAGACCGTGGAGCTGTTTCGATCGATGCGCGCCTCAAGCAGGCGATCGACGCTGTCGATGAAGTTATTGCAATGCACGCGGGTGTGAAATCCCAGAATACTGCTTCCAAGCAGCCCTTCCAGAATGTCCTCCCGCCAGGGACAGATGCCGAAGCTTTCCGCATTCGGCCACGGGATGTGCCAAAACATGATGATCGTGGCGGTCGGCAAGCGATCGCGGATGAGTTTAGGAAGCAGGGCAAAATGGTAATCCTGCACGAGCACGACCGGATTGTCGGTCGTCGCCTCTTCGTAAACGGCTTGGGCGAATCGCTCATTGACGGCCACGTAATGTTTCCAGTCCGATGAACGAAACGTGGGCCGGACGTGGGCGATATGGCAGAGCGGCCACAACCCCTCGTTGGAAAACCCATAATAGTATCCGGACTCTTCCTCCGCCGTGAGCCACACACGCCGAATTTGATACGAAGGATTCGATGGCGGCACGCTGACATGGCTCCGGTTATCCACCACGTCCCGATCGGCGGATCCGTTCCCGTGCGCCACCCAAATACCGGAACAGGCGCGCATCACCGGCTCCAAGGCCGAGACCAGCCCGCTTGCCGGCACCTGCACCGTCACGCTTTGCCCTTGCCAATAATGGGCGTAGGGTTGCCGATTGGACACAATCAGCACCTGATCGCCGGCGAATTGCTCGTGAAGAATCGACTTGAGGCTGGCCGGAGTCCATGAAATCTGACTCTCATCTCGCATGCGACGATCGGACTCGAGCGCTTCCACCAACGACCGCAAGTCCTTCGCCAAGGGCTGAAGTTCAGGCGGATGTTGCTCATGTGTCAGAGGATTCAGCAGTCGTTCTCCCTTGACCATGGCACGGACGCCGGCCACCCACTCTTTCCAGCTGAAGTGTGCGACCAGCAAGGTCACCAATGAAATGACCGCCGTCAGCCCCGCGAACAAATAGAACACATACCGTTTCGTATCGCTGCTCCGTTGTTGGATGAACCGCATGTCGTGGAGCAGGAGAAGACGTCCGATCCGGCGCCCGTTGGATTCGATGGTGGCCGAGGTGATATGGAGCGGTCCACTGCTGAACGACCGCACGGCGGAAGCGTTGGGCGCGAGATCGAGCGTATCCTTACAGGTGACATCTTGCGGGTAGGCCTGCGTCTCATAGAGCAGGCGGTTCTCGAGGTCGCAAAAACCCAGCGCGTACAACCGCTCATCTTGAAGGATCCGTGTAAAATAGGCCAGAATCTTTCCCTTTGAATTGGAGACCAGGAGATCCGCGAGCGGCCCCTCCATCGTATTGACCATGAGTCTGGACCGCATATCGAGATCGCGGACAAACCATTTCAATTCGAGTGAGTCGACGAGGGGAATGACCCCGTAGGCGATCACGGCCAACAGGATCACCAAGGGCAGCACAAACCGTAGTGAGAGCGCGAACAGCCTCATGGAAACAAGTTAGTTTACTTTCGTGGAGAAATCAAATATGGTCAAGCCGTGTACCAGTACGGACTCATCGGAAACTGCCAAATCTCCGCACTGATAAGCACCCACGGATCCGTCGAATGGCTGTGCTTGCCAAGGCCGGATAGCCCTCCGGTCTTCGGCAGGATCTTGGATGAGGATGGCGGCCAGTTTTCCATCTCCCCCGCCGTCCCGCCGTCGGAAACGACCACCACGCAGCGATATCTGCCGAATACCAATATTCTCATCACGACCGTCTCGCTGCCCAACGGCGATGCGTTCCAGATCACCGACTTCTGCCCTCGTTTTCTGCAATATGGTCGGGTCTATCGACCGGCCGCCTTATTTCGGATCGTCGAGCCGCTGAGCGGATGCCCCTCCATTCGCGTCTGTTGCAAGCCGGTTTCCGGATGGGACAAGACACCGGTTCGATTTGTCCGGGGGAGCAGCCATCTCCGATACGAGATGCGAGGGGAGTACCTGCGGCTCCTGACCAACATGCCCCTCACGTATCTCTGCGAGGAAACGCCGGTCGTGCTGACCTCGAAGATGTATTTCGCATTGACATGGGGGATCGGGATCGAAGATGACCTCGTCAAAGTCAGCCACGAATTTTTGGATCAGACGACGAAATACTGGCGGACATGGGTGAAGCATTGTTCGATTCCCGTCGTCTATCAAGAAGAGGTCATCCGCTCGGCCCTCGCGCTCAAGCTCCACTGCTACGAAGATACCGGAGCGATCCTTGCCGCGCTGACCACCAGCCTTCCGGAGGAGCCCGGCGGTCCTCGCAACTGGGACTATCGCTATTGCTGGTTGCGCGACGCCCACTTTTCGCTCTCCGCGTTTTACAACCTGGGCCACTTCGAGGAAATGGAAGGCTTCCTGAAGTTTCTGCTCAACGTGGGCTATGCCTACGAACAATCGCATGATCGGTTGGCGCCGGTCTATACGCTGAGTCAGGACCTCCCTCTCCCGGAAACGGAACATGCCAATTGGCAAGGTTTCCTTGGGAGCCGACCGGTGCGGAGCCACAATCAGGCGGCCGAACATGTGCAAAATGACGTCTATGGCGAGATGATTCTCACCTTGGCACCCGTCTTCTTCGACAACCGTTTCTTTGACTTGCGGACCAAGGACCACGAAATGCTGGTAGCCAATTTGGTCCGTCTGTGTGAGCGAAGCATCTCCCAGCCGGATGCCGGTCTGTGGGAAATCCGGAACGGCTGGAGGGAACATTCGTTCACGAATCTCATGTGTTGGGCCGGTCTCGATCGAGCGTTCCGCATGCAGCGAGCCGGGTTCCTACGGGACTTGGGCACCGATCTTGAGCGGGCACGTTCCAGGGCGGCGGATGCCTTGCTTCGCGCGACGAAAGACAAAGTCGTGCGAAACGGACCGGCCGACGACAGTTACGACGCTTCCTTAGCGCAACTGGCGATTCTGGGATTTCCGGATCGAGAGGTCTGTGATACGACCGTCACGCAGATTAAACAGGTCCTCGCGCTACGCCGCGACGGGCAAGAAACCGGCTTTTTCTTCCGCTACCTGAGGGAGGATGACTTTGGGAAGCCGCAGTCGAGTTTTGTCATCTGCTCATTCTGGGTCGTTCAAGCGCTGGCGAAACTCGACCGCCTGGCCGAAGCGAAGCAGATCATGAGCCAGATCCTCACGGGATCAAACCGCGTCGGGCTGTTCGCCGAACACTTTGTGCCGGACACCCGCGTCCAACTCGGGAACTTCCCCCAAGCGTATTCCCACGTGGGACTGATCAACGCGGCCTTCGCTGTCAGCCCTCCATGGAGCGACGTGCTCTGACGGTAAGCCGATCACCCGCCCTTCCCACTTCGACTCCATCCGTCTCGAGGTAGAAACGGCGCCATGAATTGTACGGCATTGATCCACCTGAGATTCTTTTGGACTAGGCAAGTGAGTGCCCCGACACGATGGTCGCTGCCCGAACCGGCAGGCGACGCGATTACGGGGTCGGCAGAGGAATCCTGATCTTCCTGTTAATTCTTATTTCGACAGAGTAGGCCGAAAGAACTGCCCAAGGCGAGACCGCCGAGGAAGGTCAACCCAAGAATCACACCGAGCAGAGAGGTCGGCGGCCCCGCTTGGCGGCGGATATATCGGCGGGCTTGGGAACCGACCGTCGCCTCGCCGCCCATCCAGTCGCGCGGGTCGTCAACCTGTGAATCAGTCCGAACATCAACGGATTTCATGCCTGTTTCCCTTCATCAAGCGCGATACATTCATCGATCAGCTGCTCCAATTCATCCAATTCCTGCTGTCGCACGTCAAGAAACCGAACACCGAACGTTCGATCGACCGTCCACTGGACGCGAGCCTGCTCGATCAGAATCGGAGTGTCGTCTCCCGGGACGATCAGCTTGACGGCGATCTGCGTGCCCGGCTGGACATCGAGAGAGCTTTCGATTCGCGCACCGCCAAGCGAGAGGTCCCGGGCCTCTCCTTCCACCTCATGAGAATTGGCCCGAAGCAAACTTTTGACTTGAGCGGGAACTCGACGGTGGCGGCGTCGCTCCATGGGGTTAGAATACCGCTTTTACCGGAAAAAAGCACCTGCCGGTCGTTCAAGTTGCTGATTGTTCAAGCATTCTCTTGCAACTCGCCGAATCTTTTCGATAAGGTACGGCACGATGGACCAAGTTCGTCCGCGCCAGATCCTGCTTGCCTGCGCGAGCGGTCTGCTCTTGCCGTTCTGCTTTCCGAAGTTCGATCTGGGATTGCTGGCCTGGGTCGCCCTCATTCCCCTTCACCTCGCCCTCGATCAATGTTCGAAGCCGCGGGCCTTTTGGATCGGCTGGTTGAGCGGCCTCATCGGCTTCACCGGCGTCATGGCCTGGGTCGTCACCGCCATGACGACCTATGGCAAGGTTCCCGAAGCAATCAGTTACGCCATCTTGTTGCTGCTCACCGCCTACCTCGGCCTCTATGTCGGGGTCTATAGCCTCGCCGTCGTTTGGTTGCGCGAACTCATCCCCCGCTATGGAATCTTCTTCGCCCCTTGCTTCTGGGTTGCGCTGGAGTTGTTTCGGACTCATTTGCTCTCCGGCCTTCCCTGGTGTCTTCTGGGATACTCGCAATATCGTGAATTGGACTTGATTCAAATCGCCGACCACACAGGAGTGTACGGAGTCTCCTTCTTGATCGTGCTGGTGAATCTGGCCTTCGCCGAGCTGTTCCTGTGGATCATGCCGTTTTTCAGGGGATTTCACCCGGTCAAACTTCCTTGGGAGCTGCTCACGACGGCCGCAGCTTGCATGCTGCTTTCCTGGTTCTACAGCTCCGCGGTCCTGAGCGACCGAGATCTACAAAACCCGAGAACGGCCATTACCGTGGGCGTCGTCCAGCCGAATATCGACCAAGCCGTCAAGTGGGACGCGTCATTCCGAGACGAGACCATGCGGCGGTTCGACCGCCTGACGACCAAACTGGGA is a window encoding:
- a CDS encoding UDP-glucose 6-dehydrogenase, whose protein sequence is MHISVIGSGYVGLVTGACFAEFGVHVTCMDSDSRRIEKLEKGEVPFYEPGLAELVAKGVKEGRLSFTTDIAKAVDKALVIFIAVGTPPRGDGSADLSYVEEVGKGIARHMTGYKVIVTKSTVPVGTGATLREVITNAQTDAFRFDLVSNPEFLREGSAIEDFMRPNRVVIGADSDQAVAIMKDLYRPLYLIETPIVVTDVPTAELIKYASNAFLATKISFINEIANLCEKVGANVQLVAKGMGLDHRIGGKFLHAGPGFGGSCFPKDLAALIQTGERHGYPMQIASAASRVNDSQRRQMIDKIREAVGGLKGKTLAMLGLSFKPNTNDLREAPALAIGRVLLTEGASIRAYDPEALAEACQMMPELQPCRDSYHAAEGADALVIMTEWNVFRNLDFEKLKSVMRAPVLLDLRNIYDPERVAAAGFKHVSVGRMARNPKHAG
- a CDS encoding trehalose-6-phosphate synthase; translation: MRLFALSLRFVLPLVILLAVIAYGVIPLVDSLELKWFVRDLDMRSRLMVNTMEGPLADLLVSNSKGKILAYFTRILQDERLYALGFCDLENRLLYETQAYPQDVTCKDTLDLAPNASAVRSFSSGPLHITSATIESNGRRIGRLLLLHDMRFIQQRSSDTKRYVFYLFAGLTAVISLVTLLVAHFSWKEWVAGVRAMVKGERLLNPLTHEQHPPELQPLAKDLRSLVEALESDRRMRDESQISWTPASLKSILHEQFAGDQVLIVSNRQPYAHYWQGQSVTVQVPASGLVSALEPVMRACSGIWVAHGNGSADRDVVDNRSHVSVPPSNPSYQIRRVWLTAEEESGYYYGFSNEGLWPLCHIAHVRPTFRSSDWKHYVAVNERFAQAVYEEATTDNPVVLVQDYHFALLPKLIRDRLPTATIIMFWHIPWPNAESFGICPWREDILEGLLGSSILGFHTRVHCNNFIDSVDRLLEARIDRNSSTVSYGGKMTAVNPYPISIEWPSQWIRNQRPVQECRDRLREAYGMPRDRLIGLGVERLDYTKGILERFMAVERLLEMQPEWIGKFTFLQIAAPSRSVIEQYHHFTSQVSALAEQINKRFGHDGYEPICLRIQHHEPAEVYECYRGADLCVVSSLHDGMNLVAKEFVGARDDEQGVLILSQFTGAARELTEAVVINPYDIDQFAAALHLGLTMPKVEQRARMQSMRGLIQEFNVYRWAGRMLIDAARMRQKERVMKQVRRPSLLR